The DNA window CCTGCGAGAAGACTGTCGGCCCGGCCACAGATCGGAGCCGGGCGCTTTCTTAGAGGGGTCCATCCCATATGTCGCGTCAGTCTTATCTATTTACGAGTGAATCGGTCTCCGAGGGTCACCCGGACAAGGTGTGTGACCGCATCTCCGACACCATTGTCGATGCCTATCTTTCCGCCATGCCGGAAGCGCGCGTGGCGTGCGAGACCCTGGCCACCACGAACCGCGTGGTGATTGCCGGTGAGGTCCGCGGTCCTGAAGAAGTCAGTGCGGACGTCGAGCGCCTTGCGCGCGAGGCCATCCGTGACATCGGCTACGAGCAGGAAGGCTTCCACTGGGAAACGGCCAAGGTCGAGGTGCTGCTGCACGAGCAGTCCGCCCATATCGCGCAGGGCGTCGACGCCCGCGAGAACAAGGACGAGGGCGCCGGCGACCAGGGCATCATGTTCGGCTATGCCTGCACCGAGACGCCGGAGCTGATGCCGGCTCCGATCTATTACGCCCACGGCATTCTCAAGCGCCTCACCGAGGTCCGCAAGTCCGGCGAGCAGCCGGCGCTGGGCCCGGACGCCAAGAGCCAGGTCACGGTCGCCTACGAGAACGGCAAGCCCGTTCGCGCCACCCAGATCGTGCTGTCCACCCAGCATCTGGACGAGGCGCTGACCTCCGACGACATCCAGAAGATCGTCACCCCCTATATCGTCGAGACGCTGCCGGCCGGCTGGATCAACGACGACACCATCTGGCACGTCAACCCGACCGGCAAGTTCGTGATCGGCGGTCCGGACGGCGACGCGGGTCTGACGGGCCGCAAGATCATCGTCGACACCTACGGCGGCGCGGCGCCCCATGGCGGCGGCGCCTTCTCGGGCAAGGATCCGACCAAGGTCGACCGTTCGGCCGCCTATGCGGCGCGGTATCTGGCCAAGAATGTCGTCGCGGCCGGCTTCTCCGAGCGTTGCACGATCCAGCTGTCCTATGCGATTGGCGTTGCCGAACCGCTGTCGGTCTATGTCGACCTGCACGACACCGGCAATGTCGATCCGGAGAAGCTGGAGACGGTGCTGCGCGACGTCATGCGGCTGACGCCCCGTGGCATCCGCACCCATCTCGGCCTCAACCGGCCGATCTACACGCGCACGTCGGCCTACGGCCACTTCGGCCGGGCGCCGGACGAGGATGGCGGCTTCTCCTGGGAGCGGACCGATCTCGTGCCCGCTCTCAAGGCTGCGATCGCCTGAGGGCGATAAGGCTCACCGGTCATGACCGAGATGAACGAAGCGCGCGACAGCGCATTCTATGGTCGTCGCAAGGGACGTCCCTTGCGCGACCAGCAGGCCGCGCGCTTCGATGACCTCTATCCGCGGCTGGCGCTCGATCTGGCAGCGCCGGTTGCGGATGCCGGGGCGCTCTTTCCCCATGCGCCCGACGAGATCCACCTCGAAATCGGCTTCGGTGGCGGCGAGCACCTGATCCATCGCGCCGTGGAGGCGCCGGGTGTCGGCTTCATCGGCGTCGAACCCTTCGTCAACGGCATGGCCAAGACGCTGATGGAGATCGACCGCCGGCAGATCGGCAACATCCGCCTGTCGGATGCCGATGCGGTCAAGGTGCTCGACGCACTGCCCGACGCCTCGTTGACAAGGATCAGCCTGCTCTATCCCGATCCCTGGCCGAAGAAGCGCCACTGGAAGCGCCGTTTCGTCGGGCCGGACAACGTGGCCCGCTTTGCCCGCGTCCTGAAGCCAGGCGGAGAATTCCGCTTTGCCTCCGACATCGACACCTATGTCGACTGGACCTTGCGGCATGTCCGCTTCCATCCGGATTTTGAATGGATGGCACGGCGCGCCGCCGACTGGCAGGCGCCCTATCCCGGCTGGCCGGGCACCCGCTACGAGGCAAAGGCCCTGCGCGAAGGCCGCACGCCGGCCTATCTGACCTTCAGGCGGCTCTAGAGCAAATCCAGGAAAAGCATGCCCTCGCGAAGGCGAGGGGGGAAGCCGGTTCTCGGGAAATCCGATGCTCGAACAGAAAGTTGATGCCACGGCGCGCTCATGGAAGTCCGCTTGAGTGCACGCCGCTCCGATCGGTCACCTGAGAACGGCGAGGCCGACCGAGAGGATGAGCAGGATCGCGAAGCCGATGTTGATCGCGCGGCTTGCCTTCGGCTCGCGAAAATAGCGCGTGAGCATCGCGCCCGCCTGAAGCCAGACCACATTCACGATCGCAATGTCGGCAAGAAGCAGCCCCGTCTTGGCAAGACCGTCGGCGGCGGGGCTGTCCTGGAGCAGCTGGAAGCCGGAAAACAGCGATGCCATGGCCGCATAGGCCTTCGGATTGACCAGCGACAGGAAGGCTCCGTCCCGGAAACGCGGCAGGCGACGCCTGGCGCCGGCATCGTCAAGCGGTGGAGCGGTCGCGATCTTCCAGGCCAGCCAGAGGAAATAGACGCCGGCGGCGATCGTGAGGACAGCCGCTGCCGACGGAACGGCCAGAAGAATGCCGGTCACCCCGGTGCCGACGATCGCCATGACCGCCAGCATGCCGGCAAGCAGTCCCCAGAAATAGGGCATCGATGCGCGCGCGCCGAATGCGGCGCCGGCGGCGGCAAGGCTGAGCGTGTTGGGGCCGGGACTGCCCGTCAGGGCGAGTGCCGCTGTGACGAAGCCGATCAGGGTTTCCATCGGACTTGCTTGGCGAGGTGACAAAACGATTGCCCGGATTTGACCAGAGATCGCACGGTTGCGCCACCCGTTTCCTCGCGGCGGCGGCGAGGGAAAAGAGGCCGGGGCGGAAACAATCCCGCCGCCGCCCTTGATTTTCTGCGGACACTGCGTATATTCGCGCTCATTCATCAAACCTTGATGCGCTAATCAAAGCGGATTGAGAGTGGGGCCCCTCGGGACCCGCTCTTTTTGGCATAGGCGCACTCAAGACTTGGCTGAGACGTTTTTCCGGCGGACGCCGGTTCATGAGCCCTTAGGGGCTCCAAGTGGCTTGGACATGGCAGACAACCTGATCGACGGGCAAGAGGACGATGGCGCGGGGCCGGCCGGTGACGGCATGGCGGAGGAGGTGATCGCCTCCGGCGCGCCCACTTTTGCCGCTCCTCTCGACGAACCGCGCCTTGTTCGGGAAACCGGACCCGAGGCCCGCGTGGCGGCGATCATCGACCCGATCCTGATCGACCTCGGCTATCGGCTCGTGCGCGTCCGTCTGTCCGGCATGAACGGTCTGACGCTGCAGATCATGGCCGAGCGTCCGGACGGCACGATGAATGTCGAGGACTGCGAGGCCGTGAGCCGCGCCATCTCGCCGGCGCTGGACGTCGAGGACCCGATCGACCGCGCCTATCATCTCGAGGTGTCCTCGCCGGGCATGGACAGGATTCTGGTGCGCAAGAGCGATTTCGTGCGCTGGCAGGGGCACGAGGCAAGGATCGAACTGGCCGTTCCCCTCAATGGCCGCAAGCGGTTTCGCGGCTGGCTGATGGAGGTCGAGGGCGACACCGGCGGCGTACGCCTGCTGCAGCCGCTCGAGGACGGTACCCAGGAAGTCCGCTTCCCGCTTGATACCATCGACGAGGTCCGCCTCGTCCTCAATGACGCTCTGATCAAGGCTTCGCTGAAGGCGGGCAAGAGCTGACAATAACCCGGGCCAGGGGAAACGGCCCGATGCCGCAAGGCACGAAGGAGAGACAATGTCATGGCTGTGAGCGCTAACCGGCTGGAGCTGCTGCAGATCGCCGATGCGGTCGCCCGCGAGAAGTCGATCGACCGGCAGATCGTGATCGCCGCGATGGAGGACGCCATTCAGAAGGCGGCCCGTTCGCGTTACGGTCAGGAAACCGACGTGCGCGCCGAGATTCACAGCCGCACGGGCGAGATCAAGCTCCAGCGCCTGCTGCAGGTCGTCGAGAGCGTCGAGAATTCGGCCACCGAAATCGACCTCGAAGAGGCCCAGCACCGCAATCCCGGCGCCCGCGTCGGCGACTTCATCGCCGAGCCGCTGCCGCCGATCGACTTCGGCCGCATCGCCGCCCAGTCGGCCAAGCAGGTCATCGTGCAGAAGGTGCGCGAGGCCGAGCGCGACCATCAGTTCGATGAGTTCAAGGATCGCATCGGCGAGGTCATCAACGGCGTCGTCAAGCGCGTCGAATACGGTAACGTCATCGTCGACCTCGGCCGCGGCGAGGCGATTGTCCGCCGCGACGAGCTGATCCCGCGCGAGGCCTTCCGCTATGGCGACCGCATCCGCGCGCTGATCTACGACGTGCGCCGCGAGCAGCGCGGCCCGCAGGTCTTCCTGTCGCGCACCCATCCGCAGTTCATGGCCAAGCTCTTCGCCCAGGAAGTGCCGGAGATCTACGACGGCATCATCGAGCTGAAGTCGGTGGCCCGCGATCCGGGTTCCCGCGCCAAGATCGCGGTCATCTCCAAGGACAGCTCCATCGACCCGGTCGGCGCCTGCGTCGGCATGCGCGGCAGTCGCGTCCAGGCCGTGGTGCAGGAACTGCAGGGCGAGAAGATCGACATCATTCCCTGGAGCCCGGATCCGGCGACCTTCATCGTCAACGCGCTGCAGCCGGCGGAAGTCGCCAAGGTGGTGCTCGACGAGGACGCCGAGCGCATCGAGGTGGTCGTGCCGGACGAGCAGCTTTCGCTCGCCATCGGCCGCCGCGGCCAGAACGTGCGCCTTGCCTCCCAGCTCACCGGCTGGGACATCGACATCCTGACCGAGCAGGAAGAGTCCGAGCGCCGGCAGAAGGAATTCGCCGAGCGCACCGAGATCTTCATGGAAGCGCTGAATGTCGACGAGGTGGTCGGCCAGCTTCTCGCCACCGAGGGCTTCACCTCGGTCGAGGAGATTGCCTATGTCGATCTCGACGAAATCTCCACCATCGAGGGCTTCGACGACGACACGGCCGAGGAAATCCAGGCCCGGGCGAACGAGTATCTCGAGGCTCGGGAGAAGGCTCTCGACGACGAGCGTGTCGCCCTTGGCGTTGCCGACGAGCTGCGCCAGATCGACGGCGTGACCACGGCGATGCTGGTTGCCTTCGGCAAGGACGACATCAAGTCGATCGAGGATCTGGCCGGCTGCGCCACCGATGATCTCGTCGGCTGGACCGAGCGCAAGAACGGCGAGACCCAGCGTTTCCCCGGCACCCTGACCTCCTTCGACGTATCGCGGGCCGACGCGGAGGCCATGATCATGGCCGCGCGCGTTGCCGCGGGCTGGATCGAGCCGGAGCCGGAAGAGGAAGCGGTGTCGGACGAGGAGACCACCGAGGCGTCGGAAGAGGTTTCCGAAAGCCTCTGAAAAGCAAGGAGCGGCTGAATGGCGCCGCGCAGCAAGGACGCCGAGCGCACCTGTCTGGTGACCCGCGAGGCGCAGCCTCCGGACGGATTGATCCGTTTCGTGGTCGATCCGTCGGGTCAGGTAATCCCGGACATCCGGGAAAAGCTGCCGGGGCGGGGCGCATGGGTCGGCGGGCGGCGCGATCTGGTCGAGACGGCGATCAGAAAGAAGCTGTTTGCCCGCGCCTTCCGCCGCGAGGTGACGGTCGACGAGGACCTGGCCGGTCAGGTGGACCGGCTGCTGGAGGACCAGGCGCTTTCGGCCCTGTCGATCGCGCGCAAGGCCGGGCTGGTGCGAACCGGCTTCGGCAAGTGCGAGAGTGCGCTGGCGAGCGAGGATGTCGCCGCCCTCATGCATGCCCTTGAGGCGGCGGAGGACGGCAAGCGCAAGCTGGCGCAAGCGCTTAGGCGTCGTCAGGCGCTTGAACGAGAACGACAGGAGAATGCCGCGCCGCGCCGGCCGGTCCGTGTGATCGACGGATTTTTTTCCGGATCGCAATTGGATTTGGCATTGGGCGGGGCAAATGTGATACATGCTGCACTGCTCGCCGGTGGCGCGAGCGGAAGTTTCCTGGGAAAGGTCGAGGCCCTGGCGCGATATCGCAGCCGGGACCTGAACCTGAAAGAGGACGGGATCGAGGCCCCCGCGGGCCTTGCCCCCTGATGGCATCCAGACGATCGGCCGGATTTCGGCGGCGCGTGGCAGGCGCCGGCGATGGACGGCCTCAATCCGTTTTTCCGGCGCAACGACGCCGGAGCGGCGAGACGAACGCCCGGCCCAACGTGCCGGACCGAGACGAATGAGGGCACGCGGCCGCCAGATCGGTCCGTCGTGCACAACGAACGAGTGAAGCGTTGTCGTCCGGAGGGCCGGACCTGGCGGCGGGGTCACTTGGCAGGATAGAAGACGGTATGAGCGACACGAAGAACACCGATGACAAGACCCTGAGCGTGAATTCGAAGAAAACCCTCACTCTTCGTCGCACGGTCGAGCAGGGAACGGTCCGGCAAAGTTTCAGTCACGGGCGCACCAAGGCCGTCGTGGTTGAAAAGAAGAAGAGCCGTGGCCTTCGTGGCGATGAGACGCCCGCGCCTGCGGCCGCCGCGCCGCGTGCTCCCGAACCGTCTCAGGCACAGGCAGCTCCTCCGGCCGTGACGCTGAAGCCCCGTGAGGGCGGTGGTCAGCAGCGTCAGCAGTCCGGTGGTCAGCGCCGGTCCGGTGTTGTGCTGCGTTCGCTCAATCAGGATGAGATCGAGGCCCGCGCCCAGGCACTCGCCGAGGCTCGCCAGCGCGAGATCGAGGAGCGCAAGCGCGCCGAGGAAGAGGCCGTGCGCCGCGCCGAGGAAGAGCGCCTCGCCGCCGTGCGCGCCGAAGCCGAGCGCATTGAGGCCGAAGCCGCCGCCAAGCGTGCCGCCGAAGAAGAAGCCGTCCGTGCCGCGCAAGCCGCCGAGTCCGCCGTAACGGCGGAAGAGGCAGCGCCCGCTGCGCCCGCAAGCCCGGTGGAAGCGACGCCCGAGCCCGCTGCGGCAACGGCACCTGCCACCAGGATTCGTCCGGCTGCCGTGGTGCCCGAGGAAGAGGAGTCCGAGGGCGCAAGCCGTGGCGGTCCCGTCCGCAAGGCGCGGACCCCTGAGGCGCCCAAGCCGGCGCCGAAGCGCGGTGCCGACGATCGCCGCAAGGGCCGCCTGACCATTGCCGCTGCCACCGTGGATGGCGACGACAGCCAGCGCGGTCGCTCGCTTGCCTCGCTGCGACGCCGCCGCGAGAAGGAAAAGCGCGCCCATCAGTCCGGCCCGCGCGAGAAGGTGCTCCGCGAGGTCGTTCTCCCCGAGGCGATCACCATCCAGGAACTCGCCAACCGTATGGCCGAGCGTGCGGTCGACGTCATCAAGCTGCTGATGAAGCAGGGCCAGATGCTGAAGATCAACGACGTGATCGACGCCGATACGGCCGAGCTGATCGCGACGGAGATGGGTCACACGGTCAAGCGCGTCTCCGAGGCCGACGTCGAGGAGGGTCTCTACGCCGAACCCGATCACGACGACGACACCACGCCGCGCCCGCCGATCGTGACCGTCATGGGCCACGTCGACCACGGCAAGACATCGCTGCTCGACGCCCTGCGCCACGCCAATGTGGTTTCGGGCGAGGCCGGCGGCATCACCCAGCATATCGGTGCCTATCAGGTCGAGCAGAACGGCCAGAAGATCACCTTCATCGACACGCCCGGCCACGCCGCCTTCACGGCGATGCGCGCCCGCGGCGCCAAGGCGACCGACATCGTCATCCTTGTCGTGGCGGCGGACGATGGCGTCATGCCGCAGACGATCGAGGCGATCTCGCACGCCCGTGCGGCGGGCGTTCCGATCATCGTGGCCATCAACAAGATGGACAAGCCGAGCGCCAATCCGGACCATGTGCGCACCGAACTGTTGCGTCACGAGGTCGTGGTGGAATCGATGGGCGGCGACACGCTCGAGGTCGAGGTTTCGGCGCTCAAGGGCACCAATCTCGACAAGCTGCTCGAGGCGATCCTGCTTCAGTCCGAAGTCCTTGAACTCAAGGCCAATCCGGACCGGTCCGCCGAAGGCATCGTCATCGAGGCCAAGCTCGACAAGGGCCGTGGTCCGGTCGCTTCCGTGCTCGTTCAGCGCGGTACGCTCAAGGTTGGCGACATCGTCGTGGCCGGTTCCGAATGGGGCCGCGTTCGCGCCATGCTCAACGACAAGGGCGAGCAGGTCCAGGAAGCCGGTCCGTCGACACCGGTGGAGGTCCTCGGCTTCCAGGGCACGCCCGATGCCGGCGACCGCGTCGCGGTGGTCGAGAACGAGGCTCGTGGCCGCGAGATCACCGAATACCGCCAGCGCGTGAAGCGCGAGACGCTCCACAAGAGCGCCGCCGGCAGCCGCGGTTCGCTCGAGCAGATGATGACGAAACTGCAGACGGCCGGGCGCAAGGAGTTCCCGCTGCTGGTCAAGACCGACGTGCAAGGTTCGCTGGAAGCGATCATCGGCGCGCTGGAAAAGCTCGGCAACGACGAGGTCATGGCCCGCGTCATCCACGGCGGCGTCGGCGGCATCACCGAATCCGACATCACCCTCGCGGAAGCGTCCGAGGCGGCGATCATCGGCTTCAACGTTCGTGCCAACGCCCAGGCCCGGTCCGCGGCCGATCGTGCCGGCATCGAAATCCGCTACTACAACATCATCTACAACCTCGTGGATGACGTGAAGGCGGCGATGAGCGGCATGCTGTCGCCGGAGCGGCGCGAAACCTTCCTTGGCAATGCGGAGATCCTGGAGATCTTCAACATCACCAAGGTCGGCAAGGTGGCTGGCTGCCGCGTGATCGAGGGCTCCGTGGAACGCGGCGCGCAGGTGCGCCTGATCCGCGACAACGTCGTGATCCACGAAGGCAAGCTCGGTACGCTGAAGCGCTTCAAGGACGAGGTGAAGGAAGTCCACGCCGGACAGGAGTGCGGCATGAACTTCGAGAACTATCAGGACATGCGGGCCGGCGACATCATCGAGTGTTTCCGCGTCGAGGAAATCGCGCGCACGCTCTGATCGCGGCCTGAGAGTGACCTGGTCGAGGCCGTGCGGATACCGCGCGGCCTCGATTGCATATGGATCAAGGCAATCCAGCCGATAGGCCCGTCTCCGGCTCGAACGGGGATGGAGCCCCGCTTCGAAACACTGGATGCATCAGCAAGGGGATTGGGCACTGTTCTGATTCAGGAATCGGAACAATGCTTTAAACGACAATGGCTCGACATCACGCCGGTACGGCGCCCGGCATGCCCTCCCAGCGCCAGCTTCGCGTCGGCGAACTGATCCGTCATGTCGTGGCGGAGATCCTCGCGCGCGGTGAGATCGCCGATCCCGAGATCGAGGCGATGATGATCACGGTTCCGGAAGTGCGCATGTCGCCTGACCTGAAGCATGCGACCGTCTTCGTGACTTTGACGGCGGGCGGCGATGCGTCGAACGCCGTCAAGGCGCTTGGTCGTCATGCCAAATGGCTGCGCGGTCAGGTGGCGCACAAGGTGAACCTGAAGTTCGCCCCCGACCTTCGCTTCAAATACGACACGCGTTTCGATGAAACCGACCGGATCGATGCATTGCTGCGCTCGCCCGACGTGGCGCGCGACCTGAAGGCCGACGACGACGAAACCTAGAGCATTTCCTGGGCTCCGCTCTGAGCGGGAATGCTCCGGCGCAGTCGCCGCCCGGCTTGCCCGCCGGATGCAGGCACATCGGACGGCGAAATCTCTTCACTGATCGGCGTTATCGAGCCTGGCGAGATAGGTCTTCAGTAGCTGGTTGAGCGCGTCCTGTTCCTCGCGGCTGAGCGACGCGACCAGACGGTGCTGGTTGGCGACATGCGCGGCCACGGCCTTCTCGATCAGGTCGAACCCGGTCGGCGTCAGCGAAATGATCATCCCGCGTCGGTCGTCCGGATTTTGTGTCCGGCTCACCAGCCCCGCCTTGATGAGCTGGTCCACCCGGTTGGTCATGGTGCCGGATGTGATCATCATCTGGCCCAT is part of the Hartmannibacter diazotrophicus genome and encodes:
- a CDS encoding MarR family winged helix-turn-helix transcriptional regulator; the protein is MDDVDKIIAQWNRERPDLDVGPMALLGRLGRLRERLLREVEKVFSAYGLNSAGFDVLATLRRSGPPYSLSPGELMGQMMITSGTMTNRVDQLIKAGLVSRTQNPDDRRGMIISLTPTGFDLIEKAVAAHVANQHRLVASLSREEQDALNQLLKTYLARLDNADQ
- a CDS encoding RNA-binding protein, translated to MAPRSKDAERTCLVTREAQPPDGLIRFVVDPSGQVIPDIREKLPGRGAWVGGRRDLVETAIRKKLFARAFRREVTVDEDLAGQVDRLLEDQALSALSIARKAGLVRTGFGKCESALASEDVAALMHALEAAEDGKRKLAQALRRRQALERERQENAAPRRPVRVIDGFFSGSQLDLALGGANVIHAALLAGGASGSFLGKVEALARYRSRDLNLKEDGIEAPAGLAP
- the trmB gene encoding tRNA (guanosine(46)-N7)-methyltransferase TrmB, producing MTEMNEARDSAFYGRRKGRPLRDQQAARFDDLYPRLALDLAAPVADAGALFPHAPDEIHLEIGFGGGEHLIHRAVEAPGVGFIGVEPFVNGMAKTLMEIDRRQIGNIRLSDADAVKVLDALPDASLTRISLLYPDPWPKKRHWKRRFVGPDNVARFARVLKPGGEFRFASDIDTYVDWTLRHVRFHPDFEWMARRAADWQAPYPGWPGTRYEAKALREGRTPAYLTFRRL
- the nusA gene encoding transcription termination factor NusA, which produces MAVSANRLELLQIADAVAREKSIDRQIVIAAMEDAIQKAARSRYGQETDVRAEIHSRTGEIKLQRLLQVVESVENSATEIDLEEAQHRNPGARVGDFIAEPLPPIDFGRIAAQSAKQVIVQKVREAERDHQFDEFKDRIGEVINGVVKRVEYGNVIVDLGRGEAIVRRDELIPREAFRYGDRIRALIYDVRREQRGPQVFLSRTHPQFMAKLFAQEVPEIYDGIIELKSVARDPGSRAKIAVISKDSSIDPVGACVGMRGSRVQAVVQELQGEKIDIIPWSPDPATFIVNALQPAEVAKVVLDEDAERIEVVVPDEQLSLAIGRRGQNVRLASQLTGWDIDILTEQEESERRQKEFAERTEIFMEALNVDEVVGQLLATEGFTSVEEIAYVDLDEISTIEGFDDDTAEEIQARANEYLEAREKALDDERVALGVADELRQIDGVTTAMLVAFGKDDIKSIEDLAGCATDDLVGWTERKNGETQRFPGTLTSFDVSRADAEAMIMAARVAAGWIEPEPEEEAVSDEETTEASEEVSESL
- the rbfA gene encoding 30S ribosome-binding factor RbfA translates to MARHHAGTAPGMPSQRQLRVGELIRHVVAEILARGEIADPEIEAMMITVPEVRMSPDLKHATVFVTLTAGGDASNAVKALGRHAKWLRGQVAHKVNLKFAPDLRFKYDTRFDETDRIDALLRSPDVARDLKADDDET
- the rimP gene encoding ribosome maturation factor RimP, whose translation is MADNLIDGQEDDGAGPAGDGMAEEVIASGAPTFAAPLDEPRLVRETGPEARVAAIIDPILIDLGYRLVRVRLSGMNGLTLQIMAERPDGTMNVEDCEAVSRAISPALDVEDPIDRAYHLEVSSPGMDRILVRKSDFVRWQGHEARIELAVPLNGRKRFRGWLMEVEGDTGGVRLLQPLEDGTQEVRFPLDTIDEVRLVLNDALIKASLKAGKS
- the infB gene encoding translation initiation factor IF-2, translating into MSDTKNTDDKTLSVNSKKTLTLRRTVEQGTVRQSFSHGRTKAVVVEKKKSRGLRGDETPAPAAAAPRAPEPSQAQAAPPAVTLKPREGGGQQRQQSGGQRRSGVVLRSLNQDEIEARAQALAEARQREIEERKRAEEEAVRRAEEERLAAVRAEAERIEAEAAAKRAAEEEAVRAAQAAESAVTAEEAAPAAPASPVEATPEPAAATAPATRIRPAAVVPEEEESEGASRGGPVRKARTPEAPKPAPKRGADDRRKGRLTIAAATVDGDDSQRGRSLASLRRRREKEKRAHQSGPREKVLREVVLPEAITIQELANRMAERAVDVIKLLMKQGQMLKINDVIDADTAELIATEMGHTVKRVSEADVEEGLYAEPDHDDDTTPRPPIVTVMGHVDHGKTSLLDALRHANVVSGEAGGITQHIGAYQVEQNGQKITFIDTPGHAAFTAMRARGAKATDIVILVVAADDGVMPQTIEAISHARAAGVPIIVAINKMDKPSANPDHVRTELLRHEVVVESMGGDTLEVEVSALKGTNLDKLLEAILLQSEVLELKANPDRSAEGIVIEAKLDKGRGPVASVLVQRGTLKVGDIVVAGSEWGRVRAMLNDKGEQVQEAGPSTPVEVLGFQGTPDAGDRVAVVENEARGREITEYRQRVKRETLHKSAAGSRGSLEQMMTKLQTAGRKEFPLLVKTDVQGSLEAIIGALEKLGNDEVMARVIHGGVGGITESDITLAEASEAAIIGFNVRANAQARSAADRAGIEIRYYNIIYNLVDDVKAAMSGMLSPERRETFLGNAEILEIFNITKVGKVAGCRVIEGSVERGAQVRLIRDNVVIHEGKLGTLKRFKDEVKEVHAGQECGMNFENYQDMRAGDIIECFRVEEIARTL
- a CDS encoding LysE family translocator, whose protein sequence is METLIGFVTAALALTGSPGPNTLSLAAAGAAFGARASMPYFWGLLAGMLAVMAIVGTGVTGILLAVPSAAAVLTIAAGVYFLWLAWKIATAPPLDDAGARRRLPRFRDGAFLSLVNPKAYAAMASLFSGFQLLQDSPAADGLAKTGLLLADIAIVNVVWLQAGAMLTRYFREPKASRAINIGFAILLILSVGLAVLR
- the metK gene encoding methionine adenosyltransferase, with product MSRQSYLFTSESVSEGHPDKVCDRISDTIVDAYLSAMPEARVACETLATTNRVVIAGEVRGPEEVSADVERLAREAIRDIGYEQEGFHWETAKVEVLLHEQSAHIAQGVDARENKDEGAGDQGIMFGYACTETPELMPAPIYYAHGILKRLTEVRKSGEQPALGPDAKSQVTVAYENGKPVRATQIVLSTQHLDEALTSDDIQKIVTPYIVETLPAGWINDDTIWHVNPTGKFVIGGPDGDAGLTGRKIIVDTYGGAAPHGGGAFSGKDPTKVDRSAAYAARYLAKNVVAAGFSERCTIQLSYAIGVAEPLSVYVDLHDTGNVDPEKLETVLRDVMRLTPRGIRTHLGLNRPIYTRTSAYGHFGRAPDEDGGFSWERTDLVPALKAAIA